One Paracoccaceae bacterium genomic region harbors:
- a CDS encoding bifunctional riboflavin kinase/FAD synthetase, whose product MQIYQQWQGLAPEARGASVAMGNFDGVHLGHRSVIEAARAHGPLGVVTFEPHPRQHFAPDAPPFRLMNAEARANRLAKLGVGRLYELPFDEGLAGLAPDAFVDRVLHRGLGVTHVVVGSDFCFGKGRKGTATDLQALAQERGIGVTVAPLLSPDGPPISSTAIREALTAGDPRAAAAMLGHWHRIEGEVIHGEKRGRDLGYPTANMALDGLHLPRLGVYAVWVDVLTGPQRGTWKGAASLGVRPMFGRNAPNLETYLLDFKGDLYGQHLSVALVEYLRPELKFDGLPALITQMQADCDRARAILDA is encoded by the coding sequence ATGCAGATCTACCAGCAATGGCAAGGGCTTGCGCCGGAGGCACGTGGCGCCTCGGTGGCCATGGGCAACTTTGACGGTGTCCATCTCGGCCACCGCAGCGTGATCGAGGCGGCACGCGCCCACGGCCCGCTCGGCGTCGTGACATTCGAACCCCACCCCCGCCAGCATTTCGCCCCCGATGCCCCGCCCTTTCGCCTGATGAACGCCGAGGCCCGCGCCAACCGCCTGGCCAAGCTCGGGGTCGGGCGACTTTACGAACTGCCTTTCGACGAAGGTCTTGCGGGTCTCGCACCCGATGCCTTCGTCGACCGGGTCCTGCACCGGGGGCTTGGCGTCACCCATGTTGTCGTCGGGTCGGACTTCTGCTTCGGCAAGGGCCGCAAGGGCACCGCGACCGACCTGCAAGCCCTTGCGCAGGAACGCGGAATCGGCGTCACCGTGGCACCGCTGCTGTCGCCCGACGGCCCGCCGATCTCGTCCACGGCGATCCGCGAGGCGCTGACTGCGGGTGACCCGCGCGCCGCCGCCGCGATGCTGGGCCACTGGCACCGGATCGAGGGCGAGGTGATCCACGGCGAAAAGCGCGGCCGCGATCTGGGCTATCCCACGGCCAACATGGCCCTTGACGGGCTGCACCTGCCGCGCCTTGGGGTCTATGCCGTATGGGTCGACGTCCTGACCGGACCGCAGCGCGGCACCTGGAAAGGTGCGGCCAGTCTGGGCGTGCGGCCGATGTTCGGCCGGAACGCCCCGAACCTCGAAACCTACCTGCTTGATTTCAAGGGCGATCTCTACGGGCAGCACCTGTCGGTGGCGCTTGTGGAGTATCTCCGCCCCGAACTGAAGTTCGATGGCCTGCCCGCGCTGATCACCCAGATGCAGGCCGATTGCGACCGCGCCAGGGCGATCCTCGATGCGTGA
- a CDS encoding DMT family transporter, whose translation MNQRLLYLGILLSTGLAWGSTQTLGKIAVSTGHGPFGLIFWQMVIGALVLAPFAGRFVPGRRQVLWAVLIAVIGTLVPNTTFYLSIERLPAGIMSILIATVPIIAFPMAVALGMDRPSLPRIVGLACGITGVALIALPGASLPDAAMVAFIPLALIGPLFYAVEGNVVARMGTPGMTAVQAMCLVSAIGAVMILPVTLGTGQWINPLAAWGRAEGALALSSVAHAFAYAAYVWLAARAGAVFAAQVSYIVTGSGVIWAMVLLGERFSPLVWAALLVMLGGLALVMPRPRSVQAI comes from the coding sequence CTGAACCAGCGTCTGCTCTATCTGGGCATCCTGTTGTCCACCGGGCTTGCCTGGGGGTCCACGCAGACCCTTGGCAAGATCGCGGTGTCCACCGGGCATGGGCCGTTCGGGCTGATCTTCTGGCAGATGGTGATCGGCGCGCTTGTCCTCGCCCCCTTCGCGGGGCGGTTCGTGCCGGGGCGGCGCCAGGTGCTTTGGGCCGTGCTGATTGCGGTGATCGGCACGCTGGTCCCCAACACCACCTTCTACCTGTCGATCGAACGCCTGCCTGCCGGAATCATGTCGATCCTGATCGCGACCGTGCCGATCATCGCCTTCCCCATGGCGGTTGCGCTGGGGATGGACCGGCCCAGCCTGCCGCGCATCGTCGGGCTGGCCTGCGGCATCACCGGGGTCGCGCTGATCGCGCTGCCCGGTGCCAGCCTGCCCGACGCCGCGATGGTGGCCTTCATTCCGCTGGCGCTGATCGGGCCGCTTTTCTATGCGGTCGAGGGCAACGTCGTCGCGCGGATGGGCACGCCGGGCATGACGGCGGTGCAGGCGATGTGCCTGGTATCGGCCATCGGGGCGGTGATGATCCTTCCGGTGACGCTTGGCACCGGCCAGTGGATCAACCCGCTTGCGGCCTGGGGGCGGGCCGAGGGAGCGCTGGCGCTGTCATCCGTCGCCCATGCCTTTGCCTATGCCGCCTATGTCTGGCTTGCCGCGCGCGCGGGTGCCGTGTTCGCGGCGCAGGTGTCCTACATCGTCACGGGGTCTGGTGTGATCTGGGCGATGGTGCTTCTGGGGGAACGGTTCTCGCCGCTTGTCTGGGCGGCGCTTCTGGTGATGCTTGGCGGTCTCGCGCTGGTCATGCCGCGACCGCGAAGCGTACAGGCCATTTGA
- a CDS encoding low specificity L-threonine aldolase: protein MFFASDNGAPVHPAVLQALAALGGGAVGYGNDDTTRHAQAMIRDLFEAPEAVVHFVATGTAANALALACLCPPWAAVFCHEAAHVQMDECAAPEFFTHGAKLIGIPGDHGRITAESLTRVLGATGVHGVHGVQRGALTLTNLTEAGTLYTPGEIAALADIAHAHGVPVHLDGARFANALAATGATPAQMTWRAGVDALSFGGTKNGLMGAEAVVLFDPAKGWELELRRKRAGHLASKMRYLSGQFPPWLADGLWLTVATHANAKAARLAAGLAAIPGVRMLHPVQGNILFVEWPTGTHARLKAAGAVYYEWDAPPGREAARLVTHWNTTTAEVDGLLAAIA, encoded by the coding sequence ATGTTCTTTGCCTCCGACAACGGCGCTCCGGTGCATCCGGCCGTGCTGCAGGCCCTGGCCGCGCTTGGCGGCGGCGCGGTGGGCTATGGCAATGACGACACGACACGGCACGCCCAGGCGATGATCCGCGACCTGTTCGAGGCGCCCGAGGCGGTCGTGCATTTCGTCGCCACCGGCACGGCGGCGAACGCGCTGGCACTGGCCTGCCTTTGCCCGCCCTGGGCAGCGGTATTCTGCCACGAGGCGGCCCATGTCCAGATGGACGAATGCGCCGCGCCCGAGTTCTTTACCCATGGCGCCAAGCTGATCGGCATTCCGGGCGATCACGGCCGCATCACGGCCGAAAGCCTGACCCGGGTTCTGGGCGCCACGGGGGTGCACGGTGTCCACGGGGTGCAGCGCGGCGCGCTGACACTGACCAACCTGACCGAGGCCGGCACGCTCTACACCCCCGGCGAGATCGCGGCGCTGGCAGACATCGCCCATGCGCATGGGGTGCCGGTGCATCTGGACGGCGCACGGTTCGCCAATGCGCTTGCCGCCACGGGGGCGACGCCCGCGCAGATGACATGGCGGGCCGGTGTCGATGCCCTGTCCTTCGGCGGCACGAAGAACGGGCTGATGGGGGCAGAGGCCGTGGTTCTGTTCGACCCCGCAAAGGGGTGGGAACTGGAACTGCGACGCAAGCGGGCCGGGCATCTGGCGTCGAAGATGCGCTATCTGTCGGGCCAGTTCCCGCCATGGCTTGCCGATGGCCTCTGGCTGACGGTCGCCACCCATGCCAATGCCAAGGCGGCGCGTCTGGCCGCGGGTCTGGCGGCCATTCCCGGCGTGCGGATGCTGCACCCGGTGCAGGGCAATATCCTGTTCGTCGAATGGCCGACGGGCACCCATGCCCGGTTGAAGGCGGCAGGCGCGGTCTACTATGAATGGGACGCGCCCCCGGGGCGCGAGGCCGCCCGGCTGGTGACCCACTGGAACACCACGACGGCCGAGGTCGACGGGCTGCTGGCAGCCATCGCCTGA
- a CDS encoding YcgN family cysteine cluster protein, which translates to MRDRFWETVPLSGMTAEEWEALCDGCGKCCLNKLEYDDTGEVDFTRLACRLLDGETCRCKHYETRRDYVPDCVGLTAEKLPEVAYWLPRTCAYRLLHEGKPLFDWHPLISGDPDSVHLAGMSVQGWTIPETEVSEDDWEDYVIEERP; encoded by the coding sequence ATGCGTGACCGCTTCTGGGAAACCGTGCCGCTGTCCGGCATGACCGCCGAGGAATGGGAGGCGCTCTGCGACGGTTGCGGAAAATGCTGCCTGAACAAGCTGGAATACGACGACACCGGCGAGGTCGACTTCACCCGCCTCGCCTGCCGCCTGCTGGACGGCGAGACCTGTCGGTGCAAGCACTACGAAACCCGGCGCGACTATGTTCCCGACTGCGTCGGGCTGACCGCCGAAAAGCTGCCCGAGGTGGCCTACTGGCTGCCCCGCACCTGTGCCTATCGGCTTCTGCACGAAGGGAAACCCCTGTTCGACTGGCATCCGCTGATCTCGGGCGACCCGGACTCCGTTCATCTTGCCGGGATGTCCGTGCAGGGCTGGACGATCCCGGAGACCGAGGTGTCCGAGGATGACTGGGAAGACTATGTGATCGAGGAGCGGCCCTGA
- a CDS encoding SLC13 family permease: MFGVELSETAQAWGALVIVLGMLALFVREVFPPEVTAIGGAAVMLVLGILPQGDALRVFANHAPWTIAAMFMIVGALVRTGALDWVTAVAMRNVERNAVVTLAVLTMGIVAMSAFMNNTPIVVVMIPVFMQLARQLQVSASKVMIPLSYLAIFGGTVTLIGTSTNLLVDGVVRDRGLAPFGIFDITPLGIAASAIGIVYLWLFARRLLPDRDSMGMLLGDRARMKFFTEVALPEGSALVGRRVEEVDLFKRDNCRVIDVLRGDASLRRNLSDVVLEAGDRVVLRTPMSEVLALQQSRDLRLVDKLSSVQTTTVEVLITPGCHMVGRSLGSMRLRRRYGVYPLAVHRRNQNIGRQLDDLVVQVGDTLLLEGAPGDIQRLAADMDMVDISKPSERPFRRRHAPLAVGVLVAIVVLSALNIAPIVVLSLLGVAIVLVTRCIDADEAFGFIEGRLLALIFGMLAVGAGLDHSGAVQLVVDRIAPWLQGLPPYLLIFVVYALTSILTEIVSNNAVAVIMTPIAIGLAASLGIDYRPLVVAVMFGASASFATPIGYQTNTLVYGPGGYRFADFLRIGVPLNVLMMVAQSLLIPLFFPF; encoded by the coding sequence ATGTTCGGTGTGGAGCTTTCCGAAACCGCGCAGGCCTGGGGCGCGCTGGTGATCGTGCTGGGGATGCTCGCGCTTTTCGTGCGCGAGGTGTTCCCGCCCGAGGTCACCGCCATTGGTGGCGCCGCGGTGATGCTGGTGCTGGGCATCCTGCCGCAGGGTGACGCGCTGCGGGTGTTCGCAAACCATGCCCCGTGGACCATTGCCGCGATGTTCATGATTGTCGGCGCGCTTGTCCGCACCGGGGCGCTTGACTGGGTCACGGCTGTCGCGATGCGCAATGTCGAACGCAACGCGGTGGTGACGCTGGCGGTGCTGACCATGGGCATCGTCGCCATGTCGGCCTTCATGAACAACACGCCCATCGTGGTGGTGATGATCCCGGTCTTCATGCAGCTTGCGCGGCAACTGCAGGTCTCTGCCTCGAAGGTGATGATACCGCTCAGCTATCTTGCGATCTTCGGCGGCACGGTCACGCTGATCGGCACCTCGACCAACCTTCTGGTCGACGGGGTGGTGCGCGACCGGGGGCTTGCCCCCTTTGGCATCTTCGACATCACGCCGCTGGGGATCGCCGCATCGGCGATCGGCATCGTCTATCTGTGGCTCTTCGCGCGCCGCCTGTTGCCGGACCGCGACAGCATGGGCATGCTGCTGGGCGACCGCGCCCGGATGAAGTTCTTCACCGAGGTCGCGTTGCCCGAGGGGTCGGCCCTGGTGGGGCGGCGTGTCGAGGAGGTGGACCTTTTCAAGCGCGACAACTGCCGGGTGATCGATGTGCTGCGGGGGGATGCCTCTTTGCGCCGCAACCTCTCCGACGTGGTGCTGGAGGCGGGCGACCGCGTGGTGCTGCGCACGCCGATGTCCGAGGTTCTGGCCCTGCAGCAATCCCGCGACCTGCGGCTGGTGGACAAGCTGTCATCCGTGCAGACCACGACGGTCGAGGTGCTGATCACGCCGGGCTGCCACATGGTCGGGCGGTCGCTGGGGTCGATGCGCCTGCGCCGGCGCTATGGCGTCTATCCGCTGGCGGTGCATCGCCGGAACCAGAACATCGGGCGGCAGCTGGACGATCTGGTTGTTCAGGTCGGCGACACGCTGCTTCTCGAAGGGGCGCCGGGCGACATCCAGCGGCTGGCCGCCGACATGGACATGGTCGACATCTCGAAACCGTCGGAACGCCCGTTCCGGCGCCGCCATGCGCCGCTTGCCGTTGGCGTCCTGGTGGCCATCGTCGTGCTGTCGGCGCTCAACATCGCGCCCATCGTGGTGCTGTCGCTGCTCGGCGTTGCCATCGTTCTGGTGACGCGCTGCATCGACGCCGACGAGGCCTTCGGCTTCATCGAGGGGCGGCTTCTGGCGCTGATCTTCGGGATGCTGGCGGTCGGGGCGGGGCTGGACCATTCGGGCGCGGTGCAGCTGGTCGTGGACCGGATTGCGCCCTGGCTGCAGGGTCTGCCGCCCTATCTGCTGATCTTCGTGGTCTATGCGCTGACCTCGATACTGACCGAGATCGTGTCGAACAACGCGGTTGCGGTGATCATGACGCCGATCGCCATCGGCCTGGCGGCGAGCCTTGGCATCGACTATCGGCCGCTGGTGGTGGCGGTGATGTTCGGCGCCTCGGCCAGTTTCGCGACACCGATCGGATACCAGACCAATACGCTGGTCTACGGCCCGGGTGGCTATCGCTTTGCCGATTTCCTGCGGATCGGGGTGCCCCTGAACGTGCTGATGATGGTGGCGCAGAGCCTGCTGATCCCGCTGTTCTTCCCGTTCTAG
- a CDS encoding YebC/PmpR family DNA-binding transcriptional regulator produces the protein MAGHSKWANIQHRKGKQDKLRSKMFSKLAKEITVAAKMGDPDPDKNPRLRLAVKAAKAQSMPKDVIERAIKKSLGGDAADYSEIRYEGYGPNGIAIIVETMTDNLNRTASNVRSYFAKHGGNLGTTGSVSFMFDRVGEITYPSEAGDADTVMMAAIEAGADDVESDEEGHWIYCAVEALSEVSEELEKVLGESTESKLIWRPQNRTNVDLETAEKLMKLIDTLEEDDDVQTVTANFDVPEEVAAQLA, from the coding sequence ATGGCAGGCCATTCGAAATGGGCCAACATCCAGCATCGCAAGGGCAAGCAGGACAAGCTGCGCTCCAAGATGTTCTCGAAGCTGGCGAAGGAAATCACCGTCGCGGCCAAGATGGGCGACCCCGATCCCGACAAGAACCCGCGCCTTCGCCTGGCCGTGAAGGCCGCCAAGGCGCAGTCGATGCCCAAGGACGTGATCGAGCGCGCGATCAAGAAGTCGCTGGGCGGGGATGCGGCGGACTACAGCGAAATCCGCTATGAAGGATATGGCCCCAACGGCATCGCGATCATCGTCGAGACGATGACCGACAACCTGAACCGCACCGCATCCAACGTGCGCAGCTACTTTGCCAAGCATGGCGGCAACCTGGGCACCACCGGATCGGTCAGCTTCATGTTCGACCGCGTGGGCGAGATCACCTATCCGTCCGAGGCGGGCGACGCCGACACGGTGATGATGGCCGCGATCGAGGCCGGGGCCGATGATGTCGAATCCGACGAGGAAGGCCACTGGATCTACTGCGCGGTCGAGGCGCTGTCAGAGGTGTCCGAGGAACTGGAGAAGGTGCTTGGCGAGTCGACCGAGTCAAAGCTCATCTGGCGCCCGCAGAACCGCACCAATGTCGATCTGGAAACGGCCGAGAAGCTGATGAAGCTGATCGACACGCTGGAAGAGGATGACGACGTGCAGACGGTGACGGCGAACTTCGACGTTCCGGAAGAGGTCGCCGCGCAACTGGCCTGA
- a CDS encoding 2-hydroxychromene-2-carboxylate isomerase: MAHIDYFFATVSPYTYLAGMRLEQIAARHGATIAYKPLDILSLLDRTGGVRPAQRHESRKEYRLQELRRQSAKAGLKLNIQPAFWPANPAPSSYAIIAAAKTGADVGPLAHGFCRACWAEERNIADDEVIRDILTAHGFDPAIADKGMLMAAETYARNLDEAVERGAFGAPFYIVGAETFWGQDRLDDLDLHLAGRL; encoded by the coding sequence ATGGCGCATATCGACTATTTCTTCGCGACCGTGTCGCCCTACACCTACCTTGCCGGGATGCGGCTGGAGCAGATCGCCGCGCGGCATGGCGCGACAATCGCCTACAAGCCTCTGGATATCCTGTCGCTTCTGGATCGGACGGGAGGTGTCCGCCCGGCACAGCGGCACGAGAGCCGCAAGGAATACCGGCTTCAGGAACTGCGGCGACAGTCGGCAAAGGCGGGGCTGAAGCTGAACATCCAGCCGGCGTTCTGGCCGGCCAATCCGGCGCCGTCGTCCTATGCGATCATCGCGGCCGCCAAGACCGGGGCCGATGTGGGACCGCTGGCGCATGGCTTCTGCCGCGCCTGCTGGGCCGAGGAACGCAACATCGCGGATGACGAGGTGATCCGCGACATCCTGACGGCCCATGGGTTCGATCCCGCGATCGCAGACAAGGGCATGCTGATGGCCGCCGAGACCTATGCCCGGAACCTTGACGAAGCGGTGGAACGCGGTGCCTTTGGCGCCCCGTTCTACATCGTGGGGGCCGAAACGTTCTGGGGGCAGGACCGGTTGGACGACCTTGACCTGCACCTGGCCGGAAGGCTGTGA
- a CDS encoding ribose-phosphate pyrophosphokinase, giving the protein MPALTEPKLISGNANLSLARSIARRMSMHRGMQVTLVDARVERFNDQEIFVEVFENVRGEDMYVIQPTSNPANDNLMELLIMVDALRRSSAARITAVIPYFGYARQDRRAKARTPISAKLVANLITQAGVDRVLTLDLHAAQIQGFFDLPVDNLYASPVFALDIEHNFRGRLDELMIVSPDVGGVARARELAKRINAPLSIVDKRREKPGEVAEMTVIGDVRGKTCIIVDDICDTAGTLCKAAEVLVENGATEVHSYITHGVLSGPAVDRIGKSVMKSLVITDSIEQGDRVRAASNIRIVPTAPMFAQAILNIWNGTSVSSLFETETLVPIYEGMYSRG; this is encoded by the coding sequence ATGCCCGCCCTGACCGAGCCCAAACTGATCTCCGGCAATGCCAACCTCTCGCTCGCGCGGTCGATCGCCCGGCGGATGTCGATGCACCGGGGCATGCAGGTCACCCTGGTCGATGCCCGGGTGGAGCGTTTCAACGATCAGGAGATCTTTGTCGAGGTGTTCGAGAACGTGCGGGGCGAGGACATGTATGTGATCCAGCCCACATCGAACCCGGCAAACGACAACCTGATGGAACTGCTGATCATGGTGGATGCGCTGCGCCGGTCGTCGGCGGCGCGGATCACTGCCGTGATCCCCTATTTCGGCTATGCGCGGCAGGACCGCCGCGCCAAGGCCCGCACCCCGATTTCCGCCAAGCTCGTGGCGAACCTGATCACCCAGGCCGGTGTCGACCGGGTGCTGACGCTCGACCTGCACGCGGCACAGATCCAGGGCTTCTTCGATCTGCCGGTGGACAACCTCTATGCCTCGCCGGTGTTCGCGCTCGACATCGAGCACAACTTCCGCGGCCGACTCGACGAACTGATGATCGTGTCGCCCGACGTGGGTGGCGTGGCGCGGGCCCGCGAGCTTGCCAAGCGGATCAACGCGCCCCTGTCGATCGTCGACAAGCGGCGGGAAAAGCCGGGCGAGGTGGCCGAGATGACGGTGATCGGCGACGTCCGGGGCAAGACCTGCATCATTGTTGACGACATCTGCGATACGGCCGGGACGCTGTGCAAGGCCGCCGAGGTGCTGGTCGAGAACGGCGCAACCGAAGTGCACAGCTACATCACGCACGGCGTCCTGTCCGGCCCGGCGGTCGACCGGATCGGCAAGTCGGTGATGAAGTCGCTGGTGATCACCGACAGCATCGAACAGGGCGACCGGGTCCGGGCGGCCTCGAACATCCGCATCGTGCCGACCGCACCGATGTTCGCGCAGGCGATCCTGAACATCTGGAACGGCACCAGCGTCTCGTCGCTGTTCGAGACGGAAACGCTCGTGCCGATCTATGAAGGCATGTACTCGCGCGGCTGA
- a CDS encoding TIGR00282 family metallophosphoesterase, with protein sequence MRILFLGDVMGRSGRSAVAARLPALRRDWALDFVVVNGENASSGAGLTPDHAKTLLAAGADCLTLGDHAFDQRDMESFIETEPRIVRPLNYARLAPGKGARVFPAAGGRKVLVTQVLGQVFMKRPFDDPFSAVDAVLRAHPRGGMVQAALVDIHAEATSEKMAMGHWCDGRASLVVGTHTHVPTADAQILPGGTAYLSDAGMCGDYLSVIGMNREEPMRRFITGMTKGRFEPAAGEATLSGVYIETEDATGRAVRVVPVRIGGRLAEATP encoded by the coding sequence ATGCGTATCCTCTTTCTGGGCGATGTCATGGGCCGGTCCGGCCGGTCGGCGGTGGCCGCCCGCCTGCCCGCGCTGCGCCGGGACTGGGCCTTGGACTTCGTGGTGGTCAACGGCGAGAACGCGTCCTCGGGCGCCGGGCTGACACCGGACCACGCCAAGACACTGCTGGCGGCGGGTGCGGACTGCCTGACACTGGGCGATCATGCCTTCGACCAGCGGGACATGGAGTCGTTCATCGAGACCGAGCCGCGCATCGTCCGCCCGCTGAACTATGCGCGGCTGGCGCCGGGCAAGGGGGCACGGGTCTTTCCGGCGGCGGGCGGGCGGAAGGTGCTGGTCACGCAGGTTCTGGGGCAGGTGTTCATGAAACGGCCCTTTGACGATCCCTTCTCGGCCGTCGATGCGGTGCTGCGCGCCCATCCGCGCGGCGGGATGGTGCAGGCGGCCCTTGTCGACATCCATGCCGAGGCGACGAGCGAGAAGATGGCGATGGGCCATTGGTGCGACGGCCGGGCGAGCCTTGTGGTTGGCACCCATACCCATGTGCCCACGGCGGATGCCCAGATCCTGCCGGGTGGCACCGCCTATCTGTCGGATGCGGGGATGTGCGGTGACTATCTGTCGGTGATCGGCATGAACCGCGAGGAACCGATGCGCCGCTTCATCACCGGCATGACGAAGGGCCGGTTCGAGCCGGCGGCAGGCGAGGCCACGCTGTCGGGCGTGTACATCGAAACCGAGGATGCGACGGGCCGTGCGGTGCGGGTTGTTCCCGTGCGGATCGGCGGGCGCCTGGCGGAGGCCACGCCCTGA
- a CDS encoding alpha/beta hydrolase, with product METVAGQSVNLRRLGSGPRTALALHCSLAHGGAFRGLAADLPGITFLAPDLPGHGDSADWDGRDDLHALSTRIALALAHAHGSVDLIGHSFGATVALRAALEAPDLVRTLTLIEPVLFCAARAAGGAEFAAHEAAHADFARHMAAGRREAAAEAFQAIWGAGLEWGDVPAPQRAYIAARIHLIPAQNTALYDDSGGLLDHGRLESLGLPVLLVEGAASPPVMAAIGRELARRLPQARRSVVPGAGHMVPITHPAEVAGLVGSLLPS from the coding sequence CTGGAAACGGTTGCCGGACAGTCGGTGAACCTGCGGCGGTTGGGTTCGGGGCCGCGGACAGCGCTTGCCCTGCATTGTTCGCTGGCCCATGGCGGGGCGTTCCGGGGACTGGCCGCGGACCTGCCGGGGATCACCTTCCTTGCGCCCGACCTGCCCGGGCACGGTGACAGCGCCGACTGGGACGGCCGCGATGACCTGCACGCGCTGTCGACGCGCATCGCACTGGCCCTGGCCCATGCGCATGGTTCGGTCGACCTGATCGGGCACAGCTTCGGTGCGACAGTCGCCCTGCGCGCGGCCCTTGAGGCGCCCGACCTGGTCCGCACCCTGACGCTGATCGAGCCGGTGCTGTTCTGCGCCGCCCGCGCGGCAGGGGGGGCGGAGTTTGCCGCCCACGAAGCCGCACATGCGGATTTCGCGCGCCATATGGCGGCTGGCCGGCGCGAGGCGGCAGCCGAGGCGTTTCAGGCGATCTGGGGGGCAGGGCTGGAATGGGGTGACGTTCCGGCGCCGCAGCGTGCCTATATCGCCGCGCGCATCCATCTGATTCCGGCGCAGAACACCGCGCTGTATGACGATTCCGGCGGGCTGCTGGATCACGGTCGGCTGGAATCGCTGGGCCTGCCGGTCCTGCTGGTCGAGGGTGCGGCCTCACCGCCGGTGATGGCCGCGATCGGGCGGGAGCTTGCGCGGCGTCTGCCGCAGGCGCGGCGGTCCGTGGTGCCCGGAGCGGGACACATGGTGCCGATCACCCATCCGGCCGAGGTTGCCGGGCTGGTCGGGTCGCTGCTGCCGTCCTGA